Proteins encoded within one genomic window of Mycolicibacterium monacense:
- a CDS encoding oxygenase MpaB family protein, with amino-acid sequence MTPPPALARRAASMEDGLMGVALLAGPANVIMQLARPGVGYGVLESRVESGRVDLHPVKRARTTFTYLAVATRGSDAQKAAFRRAVNKAHAQVYSTDESPVKYHAFDKDLQLWVAACLYKGAVDVYRLFVGEMDDQAAEEHYRDSMTMGTTLQVPPEMWPADRAAFDKYWQESLDKVHIDDTVREYLYPIAASRLRGLKLPGPLQRRNEELALLITTGFLPQRFRDEMRLPWDADRQRRFDRLIGVLRTVNHLLPRFIRQFPFNVLLKDLDRRIRTGRPLI; translated from the coding sequence CTGACCCCACCCCCTGCGCTGGCCCGGCGCGCCGCCAGCATGGAGGACGGGCTGATGGGGGTCGCGCTGCTGGCCGGCCCGGCGAACGTGATCATGCAGTTGGCCCGTCCGGGCGTCGGTTACGGCGTGCTGGAGAGCCGCGTCGAAAGCGGCCGCGTCGACCTGCACCCGGTCAAACGCGCCCGCACCACCTTCACCTATCTGGCCGTCGCGACCCGGGGGAGCGACGCGCAGAAGGCGGCGTTCCGCCGGGCCGTGAACAAGGCGCACGCGCAGGTGTACTCCACCGACGAGAGCCCGGTGAAATACCACGCCTTCGACAAGGACCTGCAGCTGTGGGTCGCGGCCTGTCTCTACAAGGGCGCGGTGGACGTGTATCGGCTCTTCGTCGGGGAAATGGACGACCAGGCCGCCGAAGAGCACTACCGCGACAGCATGACGATGGGCACCACGCTGCAGGTGCCGCCGGAGATGTGGCCCGCCGACAGGGCGGCGTTCGACAAGTACTGGCAGGAATCGCTCGACAAGGTGCACATCGACGACACCGTGCGCGAATACCTCTATCCGATCGCGGCGTCGCGGCTGCGCGGGCTGAAACTGCCCGGCCCGTTGCAGCGCAGGAACGAAGAACTCGCGCTGCTGATCACCACCGGCTTCCTGCCGCAGCGCTTCCGCGACGAGATGCGGCTGCCCTGGGACGCCGACCGGCAGCGCCGATTCGACCGCCTCATCGGGGTGTTGCGCACCGTCAACCACCTGCTGCCGCGGTTCATCCGGCAGTTCCCGTTCAACGTGCTGCTCAAGGATCTGGATCGCCGCATCCGCACAGGGCGCCCGCTGATCTGA
- a CDS encoding TetR/AcrR family transcriptional regulator has translation MGQVRPYRGVEAPERLAQRRQRFLEAGLDLLGSAEQDLAELTVRAICRRAGVTVRYFYECFTDKDDFVAAVFDWVINGIATTTQAAAAAAPPRAQSRAVMTDIIRTVSEDPRIGRLLFSSQLSNTVVVRKRAESGALFAMLSGRHASAALRQSENDRIKAAAHFVVGGVGQTISAWLAGSFALDPDGLVDQLTAMVDQLADPRLY, from the coding sequence ATGGGACAGGTGCGGCCCTACCGCGGCGTCGAGGCTCCGGAACGCCTCGCGCAGCGCAGGCAGCGCTTCCTCGAAGCCGGCCTCGACCTGCTCGGTTCGGCCGAACAGGATCTGGCCGAGCTGACGGTCCGGGCCATCTGCCGCCGAGCCGGCGTCACCGTCCGGTACTTCTACGAATGCTTCACCGACAAGGACGACTTCGTCGCGGCGGTCTTCGACTGGGTGATCAACGGCATCGCCACCACGACACAGGCCGCCGCGGCCGCCGCGCCGCCACGGGCCCAGAGCCGCGCGGTGATGACCGACATCATCCGGACCGTCTCCGAGGATCCCCGCATCGGCCGGCTGCTGTTCAGCTCACAACTGTCGAACACCGTCGTGGTGCGCAAACGCGCCGAATCGGGCGCCCTGTTCGCGATGCTGTCCGGCCGGCACGCCAGCGCAGCGCTGCGCCAGTCCGAGAACGACCGCATCAAGGCCGCAGCGCATTTCGTCGTCGGCGGTGTCGGGCAGACCATCAGCGCCTGGCTGGCAGGCAGCTTCGCGCTCGACCCCGATGGGCTCGTCGACCAGCTGACCGCGATGGTCGACCAGCTCGCCGATCCCCGGTTGTACTGA